AGATTTCGTCCCTAAGGGACTTTATCAGTTCGGCGTAAGCGGCACCCTGATGGTCGCAGATTCTGACCGTTATCAGGTCAGACTTGTCAGGCCATTATCGGACTGATAAATTCCACTGCGATGCAATACACCCTCGATCGTCGCAGTTTCTGACCGTTACCAGGTCAGACTTGTCAGGCCATTAACGGACTGATAAATTCCACTGCGATGCTATTTTTCAGAATTTACAATTCGATTTATCTGTACTGCCTTTGCCTAAGTCGAAATGATTATATGGGCTTTACCATAAAATACACTTGAATGGCGGAAATTTATAACTTTGCATGGAATGAGTACAGGAAATCCGGACAAAGTCACAAGTTGCTTTTATCAGGTTTATAACAGACTGAAATTTGTGCCAACAAGGGAAGCTTGGTTTAAATTGCTGTTTTTTAGCTCCGGCGGAGCGATATCTTTGTAATAAGTCGAACCAAACAAAGGTCTTAAGCTCCAGCGGAGCGAAACTAATACTACGGTTCCGCACCTACGGCGCTATCAATATCACTTTGATTTTTTCTACAAAGATTTCGTCCCTACGGGACTATATCAGTTCGGTATAAGCGGCACCCTGATGGTCGCAGATTCTGACCGTTACCAGGTCAGACTTGTCAGGCCATTATCGGACTGATAAATTCCACTGCGATGCAATACATTCATCCCATTGGAATCAATTCCTACGGGATTAAGAATTTACAATTCGTTTTCATTGTCCGGAGTAAGCTGCTTCTACACCAAAATGACACCATGGCATTGCTAAAAAATATGCTGGAAAGTCGGAAATTTTTAACTTTGCATGGAATGAGTACAGGAAATCCGGACAAAGTCACAAGTTGCTTATATCAGGTTTATAACAGACTGAAATTTGTGCCAACAAGGGAAGCTTGGTATAAATTGCTGTTTTTTAGCTCCGGCGGAGCGATATCTTTGTAATAAGTCGAACCAAACAAAGGTCTTAACCTCCAGCGGAGCGAAACTAATACTACGGTTCCGCACCTACGGCGCTATCAATATCACTTTGATTTTTTCTACAAAGATTTCGTCCCTAAGGAACTTTATCAGTTCGGTATAAGCGGCACCCCGATCGTCGCAGTTTCTGACTGTTACCAGGTCAGACTTGCCAGGCCATTATCGGACTGATAAATTCCACTGCGATGCAATACATTCATCCCATTGGAATCAATTCCTACGGGATTAAGAATTTACAATTCGTTTTCATTGTCCGGAGTAAGCTGCTTCTACACCAAAATGACACCATGGCATTGCTAAAAAATATGCTGGAAAGTCGGAAATTTTTAACTTTGCATGGAATAATTACCGGATTATCGAAATGAAGAAAGTTCTGATTATCTTGACAGCAATCTTAGTAGCTATCACAGTTACTTATGCAAGTCAATACCAAGATACAATTGTCATTGAAAATGTTAATGTTATACCAATGACAAAAGAAATTATTCTTCATCAACAAAGAGTTTTGATTTCAAATGGTAGAATTATAAAAATAGAACCGGCTTCTTCTCCGCTCAAAAATAAAGTTAATTTGACCATCAATGGTACGGGTAAATATTTAATCCCTGGTTTGTCTGAAATGCATTATCATTTCAGGAGCGATAACATCCAAAGTGATCTTAAGTTACTTATTGCAAATGGAATCACTACAGTCAGGAATATGGCAGAATTTGATAATCAAGACCATTTAGCTATTAAACAAAAGGTAAAATCCGGTGAATTTCTTGGACCAAATTACTATACCACAGGCCCTTATCTTAAACATGAACAACTTGAAACTATCGATGACGTAATCAAAGTTGTAAGAGAACATAAAGAAAGAGGGTATGATTTTTTAAAAATAGCAGATAATCTCCCACTTCCTGTTTACTTAAAGTTATTGGAGGAATGTGAAACCAACAAAATTCCGATCGTGGGACATGCTCAAAGAAGTTTACCGTTGGAATATTCATTAAGGATGAAATCTATTGAACACATTGAAGAGTTTGTACATTTATCTGATCATGGAGGGGAAACATATTTTACATATAATAAACAAAAGCTAAAAAAACTAGCAGTCCAATTAAGTGAAAGTGGAATTTACATTGGTACCACATTAGTGATCTTTGATTTTATTAATAACTGTCTAAATGATGTAAAATTTGAGGCTTACCAAAAGGATGAACATGTTAAATACTTGGCTAAAAGTCAAAGACATGACTTTTTAACAGACAGGAACGATTACCGTAAACTCAAAGGTCGTAAGTTTAATGGCGTAAATGCTCAAGTCTTATTCAACAACTATTTTACCTGGATGAATAAATTTTCGCGAATACTGTCAGACAATAATGTTAACCTGCTAACAGGCAGCGATACTTATGGCATGGTTATCGTCGGATTTTCTTTGCATAAAGAGTTTGCACTACTACAAAAAGCAGGTATCAGTCCTTATAAAATATTACTGGCAAGTACCGTCAATCCGGCCAGGTATTTAGATGCATACGCAAGGGAAGGAACAATAGCCGAAGGAAAAAATGCGAATCTTGTACTTCTTAATAAAAACCCTTTAGAAGACATTCAAAATACAAGATCCATTGAAGGTGTATTTTTGAAGGGCAAATGGCTGGACAGAAAAACGCTAGATAAAATGCTTGCTGAAGTTGAAGAATCTTTCAAGTGATAATTTCAGGGCATAGGCTGCGCTACGTCGATGTGACCCTGTAACTTTGCCTTAATATGCACTTTAATGTCGGAAATTTAAAACTTTGCATGGAATGATTTCAGGAACTCCGGTTAAAGGCGCAAGTTGTATTTATCAAACTTTAAACAGACTGAAACTTGCGCCACCTGACTTCCGCAAATTGATTAGATAAATTCTAAATAAGCTTCTAAGTATTTGATATTGAGATGTATACGA
The genomic region above belongs to Saprospiraceae bacterium and contains:
- a CDS encoding amidohydrolase family protein; the encoded protein is MKKVLIILTAILVAITVTYASQYQDTIVIENVNVIPMTKEIILHQQRVLISNGRIIKIEPASSPLKNKVNLTINGTGKYLIPGLSEMHYHFRSDNIQSDLKLLIANGITTVRNMAEFDNQDHLAIKQKVKSGEFLGPNYYTTGPYLKHEQLETIDDVIKVVREHKERGYDFLKIADNLPLPVYLKLLEECETNKIPIVGHAQRSLPLEYSLRMKSIEHIEEFVHLSDHGGETYFTYNKQKLKKLAVQLSESGIYIGTTLVIFDFINNCLNDVKFEAYQKDEHVKYLAKSQRHDFLTDRNDYRKLKGRKFNGVNAQVLFNNYFTWMNKFSRILSDNNVNLLTGSDTYGMVIVGFSLHKEFALLQKAGISPYKILLASTVNPARYLDAYAREGTIAEGKNANLVLLNKNPLEDIQNTRSIEGVFLKGKWLDRKTLDKMLAEVEESFK